A single genomic interval of Terriglobus albidus harbors:
- a CDS encoding sialidase family protein, producing the protein MMARRLVPAAALLLSLLTTACRHEQSAATAEPGFRFEPQPHQLPFPLVRPVVASAVNGDLYLLGVDRSQDGSKLTLTTSNDAGDRWGQPAVLNTAGTMVSTAAENAPQIAARGMYAYALWQQHDEAGATTLQFARTSPGMAHMPPHVVSPVDKPAGDTSYTGFASFTVAPNGDIYAVWLDGRSPASSPGTFSVYLARSTDKGMTFQPNVRVAELSCPCCRPAAAVAADGTVYVVYRHVYDDNERDIAMISSHDGGQHWSAPVRVSTDRWKLFGCPESGPVIAIQHNSPVVSWYTASEQKPGIRLATSSDGGKTFQSARRVSDGILSANHPYLSQREDGTIAVSFSGRAAGQTGEWSPLVPYLYSVSPGGSVTRASALPAVAAGGRYPAASLGQDGSVYLAWSTEDEQPKTFFSRATAH; encoded by the coding sequence ATGATGGCTCGTCGCCTCGTCCCCGCCGCAGCCCTGCTGTTGTCTCTGCTGACGACTGCATGCCGGCACGAGCAGAGTGCGGCAACGGCTGAACCAGGCTTCCGTTTTGAGCCACAGCCGCATCAGCTCCCATTCCCGCTGGTGCGGCCAGTCGTAGCCTCTGCTGTGAACGGAGATCTCTATCTCCTCGGGGTCGACCGGTCGCAAGACGGATCGAAGCTCACTCTCACAACCAGTAACGATGCCGGCGACCGCTGGGGCCAACCAGCGGTGCTGAACACGGCAGGCACCATGGTCTCCACCGCAGCCGAGAATGCACCGCAGATTGCTGCACGGGGCATGTATGCCTATGCCCTGTGGCAACAGCATGATGAGGCAGGCGCGACCACCCTGCAGTTTGCCCGCACCTCACCTGGCATGGCGCATATGCCGCCGCATGTCGTCTCGCCCGTCGATAAACCTGCCGGAGACACAAGCTACACCGGCTTTGCCAGCTTTACAGTCGCCCCTAACGGCGACATCTATGCAGTCTGGCTCGACGGCCGCTCACCTGCTTCGTCCCCTGGAACCTTCTCTGTCTACCTGGCGCGATCCACCGATAAGGGGATGACCTTCCAGCCCAACGTCCGTGTGGCAGAGCTCTCCTGCCCCTGCTGCCGCCCCGCGGCGGCAGTAGCGGCTGATGGCACCGTGTATGTGGTCTACCGCCACGTCTACGATGACAATGAGCGAGATATTGCCATGATCAGCTCACACGACGGTGGGCAACACTGGAGCGCCCCGGTTCGCGTCTCGACCGACCGGTGGAAGCTGTTCGGCTGCCCCGAATCCGGCCCGGTGATCGCCATTCAACACAATAGCCCCGTCGTTAGCTGGTACACGGCGTCGGAGCAGAAACCGGGCATTCGCCTGGCCACATCCTCCGACGGAGGAAAGACCTTCCAATCGGCGAGACGGGTAAGCGATGGGATCCTCTCCGCCAATCACCCCTACCTCTCACAGCGCGAAGACGGCACTATCGCCGTCTCCTTCTCAGGGCGCGCCGCCGGACAGACCGGCGAATGGTCGCCGCTCGTACCATATCTTTATAGCGTCTCTCCCGGAGGATCCGTCACACGTGCCTCGGCTCTGCCAGCTGTTGCCGCCGGAGGGCGTTACCCGGCTGCATCCCTCGGTCAGGATGGCTCGGTATACCTCGCCTGGTCCACGGAAGACGAACAACCAAAGACCTTTTTCTCCCGCGCCACCGCGCACTAG